A genome region from Rhodopseudomonas boonkerdii includes the following:
- a CDS encoding alpha-D-ribose 1-methylphosphonate 5-triphosphate diphosphatase yields the protein MTELSIEGGRTLLGREIGETTLAISGGCIADVGNAAYGALGIDARDLLVMPGIVDIHGDAFERQLMPRPGVDFPVDVALIDSDRQAIANGITTVFHGTTWSWEPGLRGAENARGLLSAIETLRPRLAADTRFHLRQETFNLDAEDEIIGWMKDGRIDLLAFNDHMDLTGISKPAKRAKMIERTGLSVAAFDQLVDRVLSRADQVPASIRRLAEAANANDVATLSHDDNSPAMRAGFRDLGVRIAEFPINEETAIASAEAGDFIVYGAPNVVRGGSHTGWTKASDMIAKGLCSVLASDYYYPAQLLAAFRLAHDGILALPQAWSLISAAPAQAAGLADRGEIATGRRADILLIDDSVALRPRIVAVIADGKLAHLTDAGRLRPATTMPHKAIAAA from the coding sequence TTGCTCGGCCGGGAGATCGGCGAAACCACGCTCGCAATCTCGGGCGGCTGCATCGCGGATGTCGGCAACGCTGCCTATGGTGCGCTCGGCATCGACGCACGCGACCTGCTGGTGATGCCGGGTATCGTCGATATCCACGGCGACGCGTTCGAGCGCCAGTTGATGCCGCGCCCCGGCGTCGATTTTCCCGTCGATGTCGCGCTGATCGACAGCGACAGACAGGCCATCGCCAACGGCATCACCACCGTCTTTCACGGCACCACCTGGTCCTGGGAGCCGGGTCTGCGTGGCGCCGAGAACGCCCGTGGCTTGCTGTCGGCAATCGAGACATTGCGCCCACGTCTTGCGGCAGATACCCGCTTTCACCTGCGGCAGGAAACTTTCAATCTTGACGCCGAGGACGAGATCATCGGCTGGATGAAGGATGGCCGCATCGACCTCCTCGCCTTCAACGATCACATGGATCTCACCGGCATTTCCAAGCCGGCGAAGCGCGCAAAGATGATCGAGCGCACCGGCCTCAGCGTTGCAGCTTTTGATCAGCTGGTCGATCGCGTGCTGTCCCGCGCCGATCAGGTGCCAGCCTCGATCAGGCGGCTCGCCGAGGCTGCCAATGCGAACGATGTGGCGACACTATCGCATGATGACAACAGCCCCGCCATGCGCGCCGGATTCCGCGATCTCGGCGTTCGTATTGCGGAATTCCCGATCAACGAGGAAACCGCCATCGCTTCCGCAGAGGCCGGCGACTTTATCGTCTATGGTGCGCCGAATGTGGTGCGCGGGGGCAGCCATACCGGCTGGACCAAGGCTTCCGACATGATCGCCAAGGGCCTGTGCTCGGTGCTGGCGTCGGATTACTATTATCCTGCGCAATTACTGGCAGCCTTCCGCCTTGCCCATGATGGCATTCTCGCCCTGCCGCAGGCCTGGTCGCTGATTTCTGCAGCACCGGCACAGGCCGCCGGCCTCGCCGATCGCGGCGAAATCGCGACCGGCCGCCGCGCGGACATTCTGCTGATCGACGACAGCGTGGCGCTGCGCCCGCGCATCGTTGCAGTCATAGCCGATGGCAAGCTCGCGCATCTCACCGATGCCGGACGACTGCGTCCTGCGACAACCATGCCGCACAAGGCTATTGCCGCCGCGTAA